The following are from one region of the Anaeropeptidivorans aminofermentans genome:
- a CDS encoding OadG-related small transporter subunit, translated as MNTLSQGFQVMSYGLIGVFSVLILFYIMILVLNKVFPYKEDEE; from the coding sequence ATGAACACCTTATCCCAGGGATTTCAAGTGATGTCCTACGGTTTAATCGGAGTTTTCTCCGTACTCATACTTTTTTATATCATGATTCTTGTTTTAAATAAGGTTTTCCCCTATAAGGAAGACGAAGAATAA
- a CDS encoding sodium ion-translocating decarboxylase subunit beta, protein MEILLELFNGVFELSIGKIIMYLIGLLLIYLAVKKDYEPMLLLPIGFGAILVNLPFGIVWEHDGAAGFLQVFYNVGIITELFPIMIFIAVGAMIDFTPLLKTPKMLLFGAAAQFGIFFTIIAALALGKAFPGLNITLKDAAAIGIIGAADGPTSIFVARLFSPTFLGPITVAAYSYMSLVPIIQPPVIKALTTKEERCIRMEFKDIQISKMALIAFPIVVTIVSGILAPISVPLIGSLMFGNLIRVCGVLEKLSNAAQNELANLVTLVLGITIGATMKAEDFLQFQTLLIMALGLVAFIFDTAGGVLFAKFLNLFSKQKVNPMIGAAGISAFPMSSRIVQKLAKEADPTNFILMQAVSANVSGQLGSVVAGAIILAIVPVILGM, encoded by the coding sequence ATGGAAATCTTATTAGAACTGTTTAACGGAGTTTTTGAACTGAGCATCGGTAAAATAATCATGTATCTGATTGGCCTGCTGCTCATTTATCTTGCCGTAAAAAAGGATTACGAGCCTATGCTGCTTTTACCTATCGGTTTCGGCGCCATTCTCGTTAACCTTCCCTTCGGCATCGTTTGGGAGCATGACGGGGCAGCAGGATTCCTTCAAGTGTTTTACAATGTGGGCATCATTACAGAACTTTTCCCTATTATGATTTTTATAGCGGTAGGCGCTATGATAGACTTTACCCCTCTTTTAAAAACGCCTAAAATGCTTCTTTTCGGAGCTGCCGCCCAGTTCGGTATCTTCTTTACTATTATTGCGGCCCTTGCTCTTGGAAAAGCCTTCCCGGGCCTTAATATCACTTTGAAAGACGCAGCTGCCATAGGCATTATAGGTGCTGCCGACGGCCCTACAAGTATTTTCGTAGCAAGGCTCTTTTCTCCTACATTCTTAGGTCCTATTACCGTTGCGGCTTATTCCTACATGTCCTTGGTTCCTATCATACAGCCTCCTGTAATAAAGGCCCTTACCACCAAGGAAGAACGCTGTATCAGAATGGAATTTAAAGATATTCAAATATCAAAAATGGCTCTTATCGCATTTCCAATTGTAGTTACTATCGTATCCGGTATCCTTGCCCCGATCAGCGTTCCCCTTATCGGATCCTTAATGTTCGGTAATTTAATAAGGGTTTGCGGCGTATTAGAGAAGCTTTCCAATGCCGCTCAAAATGAACTTGCAAACCTCGTTACCCTCGTTCTCGGTATTACCATAGGTGCTACCATGAAGGCAGAGGATTTCCTTCAGTTCCAGACGCTCCTTATTATGGCTTTAGGCCTTGTGGCATTCATCTTTGATACCGCAGGCGGCGTATTGTTTGCTAAATTCTTAAACCTTTTCAGCAAGCAGAAGGTGAACCCTATGATTGGTGCCGCAGGTATTTCCGCATTCCCTATGTCAAGCCGTATCGTTCAAAAGCTTGCAAAGGAAGCCGACCCTACAAACTTCATCCTGATGCAGGCCGTATCTGCAAACGTTTCCGGCCAGCTTGGTTCCGTAGTTGCAGGGGCAATTATTCTTGCTATCGTACCTGTTATTTTAGGAATGTAA
- a CDS encoding ECF transporter S component: MKNDFALPQRIGTKQMARISFLAVIGFVLEMINFPLPIFPGFLKFDFSSLPSLIGGMLMGPLPAVFIELIKNLLKVIVQSETIGIGEVSNFICGISLAVPAAVIYRKMKGYKGFIIGGITGVIMLTVVASLSNYFFVIPAYAFAFGGMEAIIGLASKVNGNIHDLKTIIMLAIIPFNIIKGSATVLAGAVIYRHLPIFEKEK; encoded by the coding sequence TTGAAAAACGATTTTGCATTGCCGCAGAGAATCGGCACGAAACAAATGGCGAGAATAAGCTTTCTTGCAGTCATAGGCTTTGTACTGGAAATGATTAATTTCCCTTTGCCTATTTTCCCCGGGTTTTTAAAGTTCGATTTCAGCAGTCTTCCTTCTTTAATCGGAGGAATGCTGATGGGGCCTTTGCCTGCGGTTTTTATTGAGCTTATTAAAAATCTTTTAAAGGTTATTGTTCAGTCTGAAACCATCGGAATAGGAGAAGTATCCAATTTCATCTGCGGAATTTCTCTTGCTGTTCCGGCTGCTGTTATTTATAGAAAAATGAAAGGCTATAAAGGCTTCATTATAGGAGGCATTACGGGCGTGATTATGCTTACGGTGGTAGCTTCACTGTCCAATTATTTCTTTGTGATACCGGCATATGCTTTTGCCTTCGGCGGAATGGAGGCTATCATAGGCCTTGCAAGCAAGGTTAACGGAAATATCCATGACCTTAAAACCATTATCATGCTTGCCATCATACCTTTTAATATTATTAAAGGAAGTGCCACGGTTCTTGCAGGGGCTGTTATCTACAGGCATCTGCCTATATTTGAAAAAGAAAAATAA